In Geopsychrobacter electrodiphilus DSM 16401, a single window of DNA contains:
- a CDS encoding PaaI family thioesterase: MTTIQKTEFDLNGEKTWEAFDAPSLVGNSLRFVSGDPQGQRFRVRYFRDEEKALMARVWFGPETEGPPGHAHGGSMAAVLDEVLGLAAWAAGHPVVVGRLNIHFSLLLPLETVMQVESEVVSVEGRKVKVKGRIIGAEGTIYASADCLCINILKS, from the coding sequence ATGACAACAATCCAAAAAACAGAATTTGACCTTAACGGAGAGAAGACCTGGGAAGCATTTGATGCGCCTTCTCTGGTCGGGAACTCTTTACGCTTTGTGTCTGGCGATCCCCAGGGACAAAGGTTTCGGGTCCGTTATTTTCGTGACGAAGAAAAGGCTCTTATGGCTCGCGTATGGTTTGGACCTGAAACAGAAGGTCCTCCTGGACATGCTCACGGTGGCTCAATGGCGGCAGTACTGGATGAGGTGCTAGGCCTCGCAGCCTGGGCGGCGGGTCATCCGGTCGTGGTCGGCCGATTGAACATTCATTTCAGCTTGCTGCTGCCGCTTGAAACCGTGATGCAGGTTGAAAGCGAGGTCGTGTCGGTTGAGGGGCGAAAAGTTAAAGTGAAGGGACGGATTATCGGCGCCGAGGGAACCATTTACGCTTCAGCCGATTGCCTGTGTATTAACATCCTGAAGAGTTAA
- the ybeY gene encoding rRNA maturation RNase YbeY, translating to MGFPDGELSLLIVNNDEIQQINRDYLQRDRPTNVISFAMQEGEGAGVQPQLLGDVVISAERAAADAVDAEIPFEHELVFLLLHGILHLLGFDHERGTEEQAIEMEAKEREIFSLIQQEFLDENGFKAAL from the coding sequence TTGGGATTCCCTGATGGCGAGCTCTCACTGCTGATCGTCAATAACGACGAGATTCAACAAATTAATCGCGATTATCTGCAGCGGGACAGACCGACCAATGTCATCTCCTTTGCCATGCAGGAAGGAGAGGGGGCCGGCGTTCAGCCTCAGTTGCTGGGTGATGTGGTGATCAGCGCCGAGCGCGCGGCCGCAGACGCTGTTGACGCAGAGATCCCTTTTGAACATGAACTGGTGTTTCTGTTACTGCACGGAATTCTGCATCTGCTCGGCTTTGATCATGAGCGGGGCACTGAAGAGCAGGCCATCGAAATGGAAGCGAAGGAACGTGAAATTTTTTCGTTGATACAACAGGAGTTTCTCGATGAGAATGGCTTTAAAGCAGCACTCTAG
- a CDS encoding amino acid ABC transporter permease produces the protein MLNSRIANAAREQMKPPIRNVGVIGWLRENLFNNWFNSILTLLVLYGLWLFVPPLFRWAFVDSLWFSSAEACRDINGACWSIIPDNASFIFFGFFPKGEHWRPLLTMLLLFGLVFYSKDSKHWKRSLGIYWTIGLISMGTLMYGGVFGMPVVETDQWSGFPLTLMLALFGMVFAYPLGVLLALGRRSKLTGIKSLCVVYIELIRGVPLISLLFMSSVMFPLFLPEGISIDKVLRAQVAIILFTAAYIAEVVRGGLQAIPKGQYEAAESLGLGYGKTMRLIILPQALKIVIPPSVGILISAFKDTSLVVIIALYDVLKTTQVTLSNPTWMGYSREAYLFLAALYFICCYAMSSYSRKLERALHTGR, from the coding sequence ATGCTGAATTCACGGATTGCAAATGCCGCCAGAGAACAGATGAAGCCACCGATCCGCAACGTTGGTGTGATCGGCTGGCTGCGCGAAAACCTCTTTAATAACTGGTTTAATTCAATTCTGACTCTCCTGGTTCTTTATGGCCTTTGGCTGTTTGTCCCGCCGTTGTTCCGTTGGGCCTTCGTCGACAGCCTCTGGTTCAGCAGTGCTGAGGCCTGCCGCGATATTAATGGCGCCTGTTGGTCGATTATTCCTGATAATGCCAGTTTTATCTTTTTCGGTTTCTTCCCCAAAGGGGAACACTGGCGACCGCTTTTAACCATGCTCTTGTTGTTCGGCCTGGTTTTCTACTCAAAAGACAGCAAACATTGGAAACGTTCCCTTGGTATCTACTGGACTATTGGCTTGATCAGCATGGGTACCCTGATGTACGGCGGTGTGTTTGGTATGCCGGTGGTTGAGACCGATCAGTGGAGTGGTTTTCCGCTGACCCTGATGCTGGCCCTCTTCGGGATGGTCTTCGCTTATCCTCTGGGGGTTTTGTTGGCCCTCGGGCGGCGCTCGAAGTTGACCGGAATCAAGTCGCTCTGTGTGGTCTACATCGAACTGATTCGGGGCGTACCGCTGATCAGTCTGCTATTCATGTCCTCGGTCATGTTTCCGCTCTTCCTCCCCGAAGGGATCAGCATCGACAAGGTGCTGCGTGCCCAGGTTGCAATCATTCTGTTTACCGCCGCCTACATCGCAGAGGTGGTGCGCGGTGGTTTGCAGGCCATCCCCAAGGGGCAGTATGAGGCGGCCGAGTCTCTTGGGCTGGGCTATGGCAAGACAATGCGCCTGATCATTTTACCCCAGGCCCTGAAAATTGTGATTCCGCCATCCGTCGGGATTCTGATCTCGGCTTTTAAAGATACTTCTCTGGTGGTTATCATTGCTCTGTATGATGTCCTCAAAACCACTCAGGTCACCCTGTCGAATCCAACCTGGATGGGTTATTCCAGGGAGGCGTATCTGTTTCTGGCCGCGCTCTATTTTATCTGTTGTTATGCGATGTCCAGTTACAGCCGAAAACTCGAAAGAGCACTTCACACCGGTCGTTAG
- a CDS encoding amino acid ABC transporter substrate-binding protein, whose protein sequence is MRFSRLMALVAAVSLLCSGMAFAGKDLDAVQKKGFIQAGVNGGVFGFGMPDKNGVWRGLDVDTAHAIAAAIFGDANKVKFTPLTAQQRFTALQSGEIDVLTRNATRTLTRETQLGLNFVAVNYYDGQGFLVPKKLGLKSAKELDGATVCVLPGTTTEQNAADYFRTNNMKWKPVVIENTTELAKTFFAGRCDVLTSDASQLAGTRAVAPNPKDYVILPEIISKEPLAPAVRHGDDQFRDVVDFSVLAMINAEELGITSKNVDEMLKSKDPVIQRFLGVIPGNGAALGLDEAWAYNIVKQVGNYGEVFERNVGVNTTLGLERGLNALWTHGGLMYSPPFK, encoded by the coding sequence ATGCGATTTTCGAGATTGATGGCCTTGGTTGCAGCAGTTTCGCTGCTTTGCAGCGGAATGGCTTTTGCCGGTAAGGATCTTGACGCGGTTCAGAAAAAGGGTTTTATTCAGGCCGGTGTCAACGGCGGGGTGTTCGGCTTTGGTATGCCTGATAAAAATGGCGTCTGGAGAGGTCTGGATGTTGATACTGCGCACGCTATTGCCGCTGCGATCTTTGGCGATGCAAATAAAGTTAAGTTCACCCCACTGACCGCGCAGCAGCGTTTCACTGCCTTGCAATCGGGTGAAATCGACGTGCTCACCCGTAACGCAACTCGGACCCTGACTCGTGAAACTCAACTTGGTCTGAATTTTGTGGCGGTCAATTACTACGATGGCCAGGGCTTTCTGGTTCCGAAAAAACTTGGACTGAAGAGTGCGAAAGAGCTTGATGGGGCTACAGTCTGCGTCCTGCCTGGTACCACCACTGAGCAGAATGCTGCCGACTATTTCCGTACTAACAACATGAAATGGAAGCCGGTTGTCATCGAGAACACCACGGAACTGGCCAAAACCTTTTTTGCTGGCCGCTGCGACGTGCTGACCTCGGACGCTTCACAGTTGGCGGGGACCCGCGCGGTTGCTCCGAATCCCAAAGACTACGTTATCCTTCCTGAAATCATCTCCAAGGAGCCCTTGGCTCCAGCCGTCCGTCATGGCGATGACCAGTTCCGTGATGTCGTTGATTTTTCGGTACTTGCGATGATCAATGCCGAAGAACTGGGGATTACCTCAAAGAACGTTGATGAAATGCTCAAGAGCAAAGATCCTGTCATTCAGCGTTTTCTCGGCGTTATCCCTGGCAATGGCGCGGCGCTCGGTCTTGATGAAGCCTGGGCCTACAATATCGTCAAGCAGGTTGGAAACTATGGTGAGGTGTTTGAGCGCAACGTTGGGGTCAACACGACCCTCGGGCTTGAGCGGGGGCTCAACGCCTTGTGGACACATGGTGGCTTGATGTATTCACCGCCTTTCAAGTAA
- a CDS encoding HD family phosphohydrolase: protein MAKKVQSGPLDKRPDKKVEKKSEKKGDRKSFASAEQARLWYRDKNQVAKVLLIVIALLLTLVIIPKGGFIPEYHVPGEIASRDIKSPRDLLIEDEPLTLTKREEARQAIHPLYDFDADAGHNSIARLNRGLRELTRAAAQPETAKAADATVTADGDEDKLRAAVETAFGVALTDEDYKVLKTLPADLDVAALTLSLQQEVFDRPLVANLKLFLADQAKGVVVRDLSSQTEKVYTDLPRVMGLTEALAGSDPLLKQTPGIKRAQRKVLLGVFQQLLRPSLTYNQQETELRRQRAFDDIAPVLFQVKKGEMIVREGERVTAVQIAKLHALSELGRDNRTLQIGFGLLLCILIFYATAHCFVRSSIRKYNPDVRALLFLACTTLVFFLVVKTCMAIATGLASTVGFIDANSFYYAIPFAMGAMVVRIILNSETALIFSVCISWLVGVLFGNSLFIALYVLASSLMGAHGVRHCKERSNLYRAGVWVALVNAGMLLGIHLLAGKPLDLQLLYKLGLGLFGGLLSAVVVNGIIPLAESIFKYTTDIKFLELANMNSPVLRELMVQAPGTYHHSMIVGSLVESAAEEIGANPLLARVAAYYHDIGKIKKPLYFFENTGGQRNKHDKLAPSMSALILTAHVKEGVELARERKLGAPIIDIIQQHHGTALIKFFYEKAKLQVKPGMEQIDERAYRYHGPKPQTREAALIMLADAVEAASRTLTDPTSARIQGMVKKLINNIFIDGQLEECDLTLKDLHLIARSFNQVLGGIFHNRIDYPEPVHIVREKKMEAEPTSENPDREPPTEPEDPDAAAAKDSHKDLKRLGIP, encoded by the coding sequence CGGGACATTAAATCTCCGCGTGATCTGTTGATTGAAGATGAACCTTTGACCCTGACCAAGCGGGAAGAAGCTCGCCAGGCCATTCATCCGTTATATGATTTTGATGCAGATGCGGGTCACAATAGCATCGCCCGCCTGAATCGTGGCCTGCGTGAGCTCACGCGTGCTGCTGCTCAACCAGAAACAGCGAAGGCCGCAGACGCCACCGTCACTGCAGACGGGGACGAGGACAAACTGCGTGCTGCGGTTGAAACGGCCTTCGGCGTTGCGCTGACTGATGAGGACTATAAGGTCCTGAAGACCCTTCCCGCCGACCTTGACGTCGCCGCACTCACTCTTAGTCTACAGCAAGAGGTGTTTGATCGACCCCTCGTGGCTAATCTCAAACTGTTTCTTGCCGATCAGGCCAAGGGTGTTGTCGTTCGCGATCTCTCAAGCCAGACCGAGAAGGTCTATACCGATTTACCTCGGGTGATGGGTCTTACTGAGGCGCTTGCCGGGAGTGATCCTCTGCTCAAACAGACTCCGGGAATTAAACGTGCTCAGCGAAAGGTTCTCCTCGGGGTTTTTCAGCAGTTGCTTCGGCCCAGTTTGACCTACAATCAGCAAGAGACCGAGCTGCGTCGTCAGAGAGCATTCGATGATATCGCCCCCGTACTTTTTCAGGTTAAAAAAGGTGAGATGATTGTGCGGGAGGGGGAGCGGGTGACCGCCGTTCAGATCGCCAAGTTACATGCTCTGAGCGAACTCGGACGCGACAATCGAACCCTGCAAATCGGGTTTGGTCTCCTCTTGTGCATCCTTATTTTTTATGCAACGGCCCATTGTTTTGTCCGGTCGAGTATCCGCAAATACAACCCTGATGTGCGTGCTCTCCTCTTTTTGGCCTGTACGACACTGGTCTTTTTTCTGGTGGTTAAAACCTGCATGGCGATCGCGACCGGGCTGGCGAGTACTGTCGGGTTTATCGACGCCAACAGTTTTTACTATGCCATCCCCTTCGCCATGGGTGCCATGGTGGTGCGGATCATTCTAAACTCTGAGACCGCCCTGATCTTCTCTGTCTGCATCTCCTGGCTGGTTGGAGTCCTCTTCGGCAACAGCTTGTTTATTGCGCTTTATGTCCTGGCTTCGAGCCTGATGGGGGCGCATGGCGTGCGTCACTGTAAAGAACGCTCCAATCTTTACCGGGCTGGGGTCTGGGTTGCTCTGGTCAATGCTGGAATGTTGCTGGGCATCCACCTGCTGGCGGGTAAGCCGCTCGATTTGCAGTTGCTGTACAAGCTCGGTCTGGGGCTTTTTGGGGGCCTGCTCAGTGCGGTGGTGGTGAATGGTATTATCCCTCTTGCCGAAAGCATCTTTAAATACACCACCGATATCAAATTTCTTGAATTAGCCAACATGAATTCACCGGTTTTGCGCGAATTGATGGTTCAGGCCCCGGGGACTTATCACCATTCCATGATCGTCGGCAGCCTGGTTGAATCTGCTGCTGAAGAGATCGGTGCCAATCCCCTGTTGGCACGGGTTGCTGCTTATTATCATGACATCGGCAAGATCAAAAAACCGCTCTATTTTTTCGAGAATACCGGGGGACAGCGCAACAAACATGACAAGCTTGCGCCTTCGATGAGCGCCCTGATTTTAACGGCACATGTGAAAGAAGGTGTCGAACTGGCGCGTGAACGCAAATTGGGTGCCCCTATTATCGACATTATTCAGCAGCATCACGGTACGGCGCTGATCAAGTTTTTTTATGAAAAGGCCAAACTGCAGGTCAAGCCCGGGATGGAGCAGATCGATGAGCGGGCTTATCGCTATCATGGGCCAAAGCCACAGACGCGTGAGGCTGCTTTGATTATGTTGGCCGATGCGGTTGAAGCCGCCAGTCGTACCCTGACCGACCCGACGTCGGCGCGCATTCAGGGGATGGTGAAAAAGTTGATCAACAATATTTTTATTGATGGCCAACTGGAAGAATGTGATTTGACCTTGAAAGATCTGCACCTGATCGCTCGAAGCTTTAATCAGGTGCTTGGGGGGATTTTCCATAACCGGATTGACTATCCTGAGCCGGTTCATATAGTGCGTGAGAAAAAAATGGAGGCAGAGCCGACTAGTGAAAATCCAGATCGAGAACCACCAACGGAGCCAGAAGATCCTGATGCGGCCGCTGCGAAAGATAGCCACAAAGATCTTAAGCGCCTTGGGATTCCCTGA
- a CDS encoding ABC transporter permease subunit produces the protein MKRATLDTQTSGTNGDLPPTVPFWRDPDKRGMVFQIVVLLLALSIGYVLFTNTQANLKRQSIATGFGFLQREAGFEIGDPAIAYTAADTYSRALLVGALNTLKVSFVGILLTLLLGVIVGISRLSRNWLVSRLSGGFIEVMQNIPILLQLFFWYALFYEAFPAPRQALNPLPGVFLCNRGLIFGVLADHPVHSHMLIALLVGVFGWWLLARWGHKVQDNTGRILPIHRMGIGLCLLLPLLLWLFAGAPTALNIPVLKGFNFSGGVTVSPEFSALLLGLVLYTSAFVAEIVRAGIQAVDRGQVEAAMAIGLRPGQVLRLVILPQALRVIIPPLTSQMLNLTKNSSLAIAIGYSDFVSVANTTINQTGQAIEGVALIMAIYLCFSLSTSVFMNWYNKKMTLVER, from the coding sequence ATGAAAAGAGCTACCTTGGACACTCAGACATCCGGCACAAATGGTGATCTGCCGCCAACCGTTCCATTCTGGCGCGATCCTGATAAAAGAGGAATGGTGTTTCAGATCGTGGTGCTGCTACTGGCTCTCAGCATCGGTTATGTTCTCTTCACCAATACCCAGGCCAACTTAAAAAGACAGTCGATTGCGACTGGCTTCGGTTTTTTACAGCGAGAAGCCGGTTTTGAGATCGGTGATCCCGCGATCGCATATACTGCGGCGGATACCTACTCACGGGCACTCCTTGTCGGTGCACTAAACACCCTCAAGGTTTCTTTTGTCGGCATTTTATTGACCCTGCTCCTGGGCGTCATCGTCGGAATTTCGCGTCTTTCTCGTAACTGGCTGGTGTCGCGCCTGTCAGGCGGGTTTATCGAGGTGATGCAGAATATTCCGATTCTGCTGCAGCTCTTTTTCTGGTACGCATTATTTTACGAAGCTTTTCCGGCGCCTCGACAAGCCCTCAACCCGCTGCCGGGTGTGTTTTTGTGTAATCGCGGGCTGATCTTTGGCGTACTTGCTGATCATCCCGTGCATAGCCATATGCTTATTGCGTTACTGGTCGGCGTGTTCGGCTGGTGGTTGTTGGCGCGCTGGGGGCACAAGGTCCAGGATAACACCGGGCGGATTTTGCCGATTCATCGCATGGGGATAGGGCTTTGTCTGCTGCTGCCCCTGCTGCTCTGGTTGTTTGCCGGGGCCCCAACCGCGCTCAATATACCGGTCCTCAAGGGCTTCAACTTCTCGGGCGGGGTGACGGTCAGTCCGGAGTTTAGTGCGTTGTTGTTGGGGTTGGTCCTTTATACCTCGGCTTTTGTTGCCGAAATCGTACGTGCCGGCATTCAAGCTGTCGACCGCGGTCAGGTCGAAGCGGCTATGGCGATTGGCCTTCGCCCTGGACAGGTCCTGCGCCTGGTGATTTTACCTCAGGCCTTGCGGGTCATTATTCCGCCGTTGACCAGCCAGATGCTTAACCTGACTAAAAACAGTTCGTTGGCGATTGCCATCGGTTATTCAGATTTTGTTTCTGTCGCCAATACTACGATTAACCAGACTGGTCAGGCGATCGAAGGTGTCGCATTGATCATGGCCATTTACCTTTGCTTCAGCCTGTCGACCTCGGTCTTTATGAACTGGTACAACAAAAAAATGACTCTGGTGGAGAGGTAA
- a CDS encoding asparaginase domain-containing protein — protein sequence MIEIFTTGGTIDKVYFDAKSNFQIGESPIQDLLIEANLTIDVKVTEVMRKDSLDMTDEDRAQIRRAIEASGSTQVVITHGTDTMVQTGRALKGIAGKTLVLTGAMQPARFRATDALFNVASALTAAQTLPPGVYIAMNGQIFDPQNTIKNVEENRFELRK from the coding sequence ATGATTGAAATTTTTACAACAGGTGGCACCATTGACAAGGTTTACTTTGATGCCAAAAGCAATTTTCAGATAGGCGAATCCCCTATTCAGGATCTGCTCATCGAGGCCAACCTGACGATTGACGTCAAGGTGACCGAGGTTATGCGCAAGGACAGCCTCGATATGACCGATGAGGACCGCGCCCAGATCAGGCGGGCGATCGAAGCGAGTGGTTCCACCCAGGTGGTCATCACTCATGGGACGGACACTATGGTTCAAACCGGTCGAGCGCTAAAAGGGATTGCTGGAAAAACCCTGGTTCTTACGGGGGCCATGCAGCCGGCACGCTTTCGTGCAACGGATGCCCTTTTCAATGTCGCCTCAGCACTGACCGCCGCACAAACGCTCCCCCCGGGGGTCTATATCGCCATGAACGGACAAATTTTCGACCCACAAAATACCATAAAAAATGTGGAAGAGAATCGCTTTGAATTACGAAAATAA
- a CDS encoding ATP-binding cassette domain-containing protein has product MNEQSTRVQEKNGEPIIELIGMHKWYGDFHVLQDINLRVVHGERIVICGPSGSGKSTMIRCINRLEEHQKGRIIVDGIELTKDIKNIEKVRAEVGMVFQHFNLFPHLSILENLTLGPIWVRKTPKKEAEEAAMMYLEKVHIAEQALKFPGQLSGGQQQRVAIARSLCMNPNVMLFDEPTSALDPEMIKEVLDVMIDLAEEGMTMLVVTHEMGFAKSVADRVMFMDAGQIVEQNTPHEFFDNPQNERTKLFLSQIL; this is encoded by the coding sequence ATGAATGAACAGTCGACAAGAGTTCAGGAAAAAAATGGGGAGCCGATCATCGAATTGATCGGCATGCACAAATGGTATGGTGATTTTCATGTCCTGCAGGATATTAATCTGCGGGTTGTCCACGGTGAGAGGATCGTGATCTGCGGCCCTTCGGGGTCAGGAAAATCGACCATGATTCGCTGTATCAATCGCTTGGAAGAGCACCAGAAGGGGCGGATTATTGTCGACGGGATCGAACTCACTAAAGACATTAAGAATATCGAAAAGGTTCGCGCCGAAGTCGGGATGGTGTTTCAGCACTTCAACCTCTTTCCCCATCTGAGCATTCTCGAAAATCTGACCTTAGGGCCGATCTGGGTACGCAAGACCCCGAAAAAAGAAGCCGAAGAAGCGGCGATGATGTATCTGGAGAAAGTCCATATTGCCGAGCAGGCGCTTAAATTTCCCGGTCAACTCTCAGGGGGGCAGCAGCAGCGGGTGGCGATCGCGCGTAGTCTGTGCATGAACCCCAACGTTATGCTGTTTGATGAGCCCACTTCGGCGCTTGATCCCGAGATGATCAAAGAGGTGCTCGACGTTATGATCGATCTCGCTGAAGAGGGTATGACGATGCTGGTTGTCACCCACGAGATGGGCTTCGCCAAGAGTGTCGCCGACCGGGTGATGTTTATGGATGCCGGACAGATTGTTGAACAGAACACGCCGCATGAATTTTTTGACAATCCGCAGAATGAGCGGACGAAGCTGTTTTTAAGTCAGATATTGTAA
- a CDS encoding hemolysin family protein, with amino-acid sequence MQPERSEPGFIRGLKKIFSTRPLASTEADLQEMIDASELGGIIDEEEGDMLQSILELNDTIVREIMVPRTSMVCCDRTAPLADILKAINDSGHSRIPVYDNSRDNIFGLVYAKDLLRFWGTPLEELNLNQVLRPPFLVPESKKVSDLLQDFRQRRVHMAIVIDEYGGTSGLVTIEDLIEEIVGDIMDEYDLEEDWLIVEETGTVLVDGRLNIEEFEEHFSISVAREKFDTVGGYVVEMLGRVPARGERLEFDKLQMLIVDADPRAVRQIRVFPAGLVAEG; translated from the coding sequence TTGCAGCCTGAACGATCTGAGCCGGGTTTTATCCGCGGTCTGAAAAAAATCTTCTCGACACGCCCGCTGGCCAGCACTGAAGCTGACTTGCAGGAGATGATTGATGCCTCTGAGTTAGGGGGGATCATTGATGAAGAAGAAGGGGACATGCTCCAGTCGATTCTGGAACTGAATGACACCATAGTGCGGGAGATTATGGTGCCGCGCACCTCGATGGTCTGTTGTGATCGTACTGCGCCCCTCGCGGATATTTTAAAGGCGATCAACGATTCCGGGCATTCGCGTATTCCTGTTTATGATAACAGCCGTGACAACATCTTCGGACTTGTTTATGCCAAGGATCTTTTACGTTTCTGGGGCACCCCGCTTGAAGAACTGAATCTGAACCAGGTTTTGCGCCCTCCCTTTCTGGTCCCCGAGTCCAAAAAAGTCAGCGATCTACTGCAGGACTTCCGCCAGCGCCGTGTGCATATGGCCATTGTCATCGACGAATATGGTGGCACCTCAGGATTGGTCACAATAGAGGATCTGATCGAGGAGATTGTCGGCGATATTATGGATGAGTACGACCTTGAAGAGGATTGGTTGATTGTTGAGGAGACTGGTACGGTGCTGGTCGATGGACGTCTGAATATTGAGGAGTTTGAAGAGCATTTCTCGATCTCCGTAGCGCGAGAAAAATTCGATACCGTGGGTGGCTATGTCGTCGAAATGCTCGGTCGGGTACCCGCTCGCGGCGAGCGCCTTGAGTTCGACAAGCTGCAGATGCTGATTGTGGATGCCGACCCGCGGGCGGTGCGACAAATCAGGGTTTTCCCGGCCGGTCTCGTCGCTGAGGGATGA
- the lnt gene encoding apolipoprotein N-acyltransferase — translation MKPALLTYCRNRIDVYLVPAALSGLLLAGAFPPVSQGWLGFLALVPLLLVAERRPFASGLVCGLFFFAPLLYWLNIVMTDYGGLAPFFSVVAWLLLCLYLSLYFGAALWLSCRAQHMLRIPLLVSLPLVWVAFEYLRGILLSGFPWGLLGYAAIDMNNLRQLADLFGVYGLSALFMICNLTLTLFLQYRQPRLICCGLLLCALLLGGGFYYGRSILSSSGSSDLPRMTLGLIQGNIGQHQKWDSTYRQQTLDAYQRLSLKAAKQGARLLIWPEAATPFYLQEKSPSSSQVLRIPALTDTSLLLGSPSYQVTPDNGYRYFNSAFLLGGDGRVLGRSDKIHLVPFGEYVPFAKVLFFINKLVSGVGDFSPGTVRPLALNGHDLGVLICYEAIFPALAREYVNNGSDLLVNITNDAWFGRSSAPRQLLDMTRMRAIENRIWIARAANTGISALIGPDGATLGETPLFHEAIVTGQVELGARPCLYRHIGDLFSYLCLLLSGGLLLGCFIRRQKA, via the coding sequence ATGAAGCCAGCTCTCCTTACATATTGCCGCAACCGAATCGATGTTTATTTAGTCCCGGCGGCGCTCTCCGGCTTGTTGCTGGCGGGGGCCTTCCCGCCGGTCAGCCAGGGCTGGCTCGGTTTTCTCGCGCTGGTCCCCCTGCTGCTCGTTGCCGAGCGCCGGCCCTTTGCCAGTGGCCTGGTCTGCGGTCTCTTTTTCTTCGCTCCACTCCTCTACTGGCTGAATATTGTCATGACCGACTATGGTGGACTGGCGCCTTTCTTCTCGGTGGTTGCCTGGCTGCTTTTGTGTCTCTACCTGTCCTTGTATTTTGGGGCTGCTCTCTGGTTGAGTTGCCGTGCTCAACATATGCTGCGTATCCCGTTACTGGTCTCCTTGCCGCTGGTCTGGGTGGCCTTCGAATATCTGCGTGGCATTCTGCTGAGTGGTTTCCCCTGGGGTCTTTTAGGCTATGCCGCCATCGACATGAATAATTTGCGGCAACTGGCCGATCTTTTCGGCGTTTATGGCCTATCCGCCCTGTTTATGATCTGCAACCTGACTCTGACCCTCTTTTTGCAATATCGACAACCGCGTCTCATCTGCTGCGGACTCCTCCTCTGTGCCCTGTTGCTGGGGGGTGGTTTTTATTATGGTCGTTCAATTCTGTCCAGTTCGGGGAGTAGTGATCTGCCGCGTATGACCCTTGGCTTGATTCAGGGGAATATTGGACAACACCAGAAATGGGACAGTACCTATCGTCAGCAGACTCTGGATGCGTATCAACGCCTCAGCCTGAAGGCAGCAAAACAGGGCGCCAGACTGTTGATCTGGCCGGAAGCTGCGACTCCTTTTTATCTGCAGGAGAAGAGTCCCTCCAGTAGTCAGGTTTTGCGAATCCCCGCTCTAACCGACACCTCATTGCTGCTTGGTAGCCCCTCATATCAAGTGACTCCTGATAATGGTTACCGTTATTTTAACAGCGCCTTTCTGCTTGGGGGCGATGGTCGGGTGTTAGGTCGGAGTGATAAAATCCATCTGGTCCCTTTTGGAGAATATGTTCCATTTGCCAAGGTGCTGTTTTTTATAAATAAGCTTGTCTCCGGGGTGGGAGATTTTAGCCCAGGAACAGTCAGGCCTTTGGCCCTGAATGGTCATGATCTTGGTGTCCTGATCTGCTACGAGGCGATCTTTCCGGCGCTGGCTCGTGAGTATGTGAATAACGGCAGTGATCTCTTGGTCAATATAACCAATGATGCCTGGTTCGGGCGCTCTTCTGCGCCGCGTCAGTTGCTCGATATGACTCGTATGCGTGCCATAGAAAATCGGATCTGGATCGCCCGCGCAGCTAATACCGGCATCTCGGCGTTGATTGGCCCGGATGGCGCGACTCTCGGCGAGACGCCTTTATTTCATGAAGCCATCGTCACCGGTCAAGTGGAACTGGGGGCGAGGCCATGCCTTTATCGCCATATCGGAGATCTTTTTTCCTACCTGTGTCTACTCCTCAGCGGCGGGCTTCTCCTGGGCTGCTTTATCCGGCGCCAAAAAGCCTGA